From the genome of Mycobacterium dioxanotrophicus, one region includes:
- a CDS encoding NAD-dependent epimerase/dehydratase family protein, translating into MTALVIGANGYLGSHVTRQLVEAGEDVRVMVRPGANTIGIDDLDVTRFLGDIWDNDVLREAMTGADVIYYCVVDTRGWLRDPAPLFRTNVEGTRNVLDVAVEPEIAAGLRCFVFTSSYATVDRRRNRRTRGANQARVSTEDDVIGPNQIKRLTPYVRSRVQAENLVLQYARERGLPAVAMCVSTTYGGRDWGRTPHGAIIAGAAFGKLPFVMSGIELEAVGVNDAARALILAAEKGRIGERYLISAKMISNAEVARIAADAAGVAPPAKTIPLPLTYALATIGTIKGRLKGTEEQMSLASLRLMRAEAPVDHGKAERELGWRPGPVEDSVREAAQFWVGVRAARRAAKQG; encoded by the coding sequence ATGACGGCACTGGTCATCGGCGCCAACGGCTACCTGGGCTCGCACGTCACCCGCCAGCTCGTCGAGGCGGGCGAAGACGTCCGGGTGATGGTGCGGCCCGGCGCCAACACGATCGGCATCGACGATCTCGACGTCACCCGGTTTCTCGGCGACATCTGGGACAACGATGTGCTGCGCGAGGCGATGACCGGCGCCGACGTCATCTACTACTGCGTCGTCGACACCCGCGGCTGGCTGCGCGACCCGGCGCCGCTGTTCCGGACCAACGTCGAGGGCACCCGCAACGTGCTCGATGTCGCCGTCGAACCTGAAATCGCCGCTGGGTTACGATGTTTCGTCTTCACGAGCAGCTATGCCACGGTGGACCGGCGGCGTAACCGGCGGACGCGAGGAGCAAATCAGGCCCGGGTGTCCACCGAAGACGACGTCATCGGCCCGAACCAGATCAAACGCCTCACCCCGTACGTGCGGTCCCGTGTACAGGCCGAGAACCTGGTGCTGCAGTACGCCCGCGAGCGCGGACTGCCCGCGGTCGCGATGTGCGTATCCACCACCTACGGCGGCCGCGACTGGGGTCGCACCCCGCACGGCGCGATCATCGCGGGTGCCGCGTTCGGCAAGCTGCCGTTCGTGATGAGCGGCATCGAGCTGGAAGCCGTCGGCGTCAACGACGCCGCACGGGCGCTGATCCTGGCTGCGGAGAAGGGGCGCATCGGCGAGCGCTACCTCATCTCGGCGAAGATGATCAGCAACGCCGAGGTGGCCCGCATCGCCGCCGACGCCGCCGGTGTCGCGCCGCCGGCGAAAACCATCCCGTTGCCGCTCACCTACGCGCTGGCCACCATCGGCACGATCAAAGGCAGGCTCAAGGGCACCGAAGAGCAGATGTCGCTGGCATCGCTGCGGCTGATGCGTGCCGAGGCGCCTGTCGACCATGGCAAGGCTGAACGTGAACTCGGTTGGCGCCCAGGACCGGTCGAGGATTCCGTGCGGGAGGCGGCTCAGTTCTGGGTGGGTGTGCGCGCGGCCAGACGCGCCGCGAAGCAAGGCTGA
- a CDS encoding nuclear transport factor 2 family protein, translating into MSKTFSREELAAAFATFEKTVDRAATTKDWDVWVEHYTHDVEYIEHAAGTMTGRDEVRSWIWKTMTSFPGSYMTAFPALWHVIDEPTGRIICELDNPMVDPGDATIISATNISIITYAGDGMWSRQEDIYNPLRFVSASMKWCRKAAELGTLSDEAAQWMQRMEKMGRQA; encoded by the coding sequence GTGAGCAAGACGTTCAGCCGCGAGGAGCTGGCCGCGGCGTTCGCGACCTTCGAAAAAACCGTGGACCGCGCCGCCACCACCAAGGACTGGGACGTGTGGGTGGAGCACTACACCCACGACGTCGAGTACATCGAGCACGCCGCGGGCACCATGACGGGCCGCGACGAGGTGCGGTCCTGGATCTGGAAGACCATGACGAGCTTCCCGGGCAGCTACATGACGGCGTTCCCGGCCCTGTGGCACGTGATCGACGAACCGACCGGGCGGATCATCTGCGAACTGGACAACCCGATGGTCGACCCCGGCGACGCCACCATCATCAGTGCCACCAACATCTCGATCATCACCTACGCCGGCGACGGGATGTGGTCCCGCCAGGAGGACATCTACAACCCGCTGCGGTTCGTGTCCGCCTCGATGAAGTGGTGCCGCAAAGCCGCCGAGCTCGGCACGCTGAGCGACGAGGCAGCGCAATGGATGCAGCGGATGGAGAAGATGGGACGGCAGGCATGA
- a CDS encoding SRPBCC family protein, which yields MTASAPASVTASVSIGADPATVYALITDLPTLASLAEEAQEMQWKKGDSATPGSVFVGQNRNGSRTWSTTCTVTAADPGKTFAFDVKSLVFPVAHWRYDIAATDTGCTVTESTWDRRAGWFKVVGGLATGVSDRDGANAEHIKRTLERLKERAER from the coding sequence ATGACAGCTTCCGCGCCGGCCTCGGTGACTGCTTCCGTGTCGATCGGCGCCGATCCCGCAACGGTGTACGCACTCATCACCGACCTGCCGACACTGGCGTCGTTGGCCGAGGAGGCGCAGGAGATGCAGTGGAAGAAGGGCGATTCGGCCACGCCCGGTTCGGTGTTCGTCGGCCAGAACCGCAACGGCTCACGCACGTGGTCCACCACCTGCACGGTCACCGCCGCCGACCCCGGCAAGACGTTCGCGTTCGACGTGAAGTCGCTGGTGTTCCCGGTGGCGCACTGGCGCTATGACATCGCCGCGACCGATACCGGCTGCACCGTCACCGAGTCCACGTGGGACCGGCGCGCGGGGTGGTTCAAGGTCGTCGGCGGACTGGCTACCGGGGTTTCGGACCGGGACGGCGCCAACGCCGAGCACATCAAGCGGACGCTGGAGCGGCTCAAGGAACGCGCCGAACGGTGA
- a CDS encoding class I SAM-dependent methyltransferase, with product MTDKLKVDLRGAPQTMLATFYAKALDADLPNSILHDTWARDIVDRIDYDWSRTTITATKSPAVTTRSAHFDRWARQFLATHPEAVVLHLGCGLDSRFFRLAPGPGVEWYDIDYPDVARLRTQLYPAAEHYHVIPASVTDPTWLQDIPAGRPTLMIAEGLTMYLTEQDGIALLRRVVDHFDSGELQFDAFNRWGIKGDWTNAVVRRAGAHLHWAINKPEDILKAVPGTRLLAWASPFDDDSFDHVVWYYRWTVKAMGTLPALRYMAQYHRYAF from the coding sequence ATGACCGACAAGCTCAAGGTCGACCTGCGCGGCGCGCCGCAGACCATGCTCGCGACGTTCTACGCCAAGGCGCTCGACGCCGACCTGCCCAACTCGATCCTGCACGACACCTGGGCCAGGGACATCGTCGACCGCATCGATTACGACTGGAGTCGGACCACCATCACGGCGACGAAGTCGCCCGCGGTGACCACCCGCAGCGCACACTTCGACCGGTGGGCCCGGCAATTCCTGGCGACCCATCCCGAGGCGGTCGTGCTGCACCTGGGCTGCGGACTCGACAGCCGGTTCTTCCGGCTGGCTCCCGGCCCTGGTGTCGAGTGGTACGACATCGACTATCCCGACGTCGCGCGGTTGCGCACCCAGCTGTACCCGGCCGCCGAGCACTATCACGTCATCCCCGCATCTGTGACGGATCCCACATGGCTGCAGGACATTCCGGCCGGACGGCCCACGCTGATGATCGCCGAGGGCCTCACCATGTACCTCACCGAGCAGGACGGCATCGCCCTGCTGCGCAGAGTCGTGGACCACTTCGATTCCGGCGAGCTGCAATTCGACGCATTCAACCGGTGGGGCATCAAGGGTGATTGGACCAACGCCGTCGTGCGTCGAGCCGGAGCCCACCTGCACTGGGCCATCAACAAGCCCGAGGACATCCTCAAGGCTGTCCCTGGCACCCGGCTGCTGGCCTGGGCGTCACCGTTCGACGACGACTCGTTCGACCACGTGGTCTGGTACTACCGGTGGACCGTGAAAGCGATGGGGACGCTGCCCGCGTTGCGGTACATGGCCCAGTATCACCGCTACGCGTTCTGA
- a CDS encoding DNA-3-methyladenine glycosylase family protein, with translation MATASVVFDGPASPGLTLAPLQRSGRDPCYRSAADGAIWRTSLMRTGPVTARIVKTAPDTVECEAWGDGSAEFLDGLPELLGAADDDSDFAPAEPTIAEAYRRTPHLRLGRTGRVLEALIPAIIEQRVSGMDAWRAWRALVSRYGAPAPGPAPTGMRVPPSAEVWRRIPSWEFHRANVDPGRARTIVGCAQRADALERLTADRAVAGLRSLPGVGEWTAAETVQRVFGDADALSVGDYHLATVVGLSLLGTPIDDAAMVELLEPLRPHRHRAVRLLYASGMAGNPRRGARQAIPNLRAL, from the coding sequence GTGGCGACCGCCAGTGTGGTATTCGACGGCCCGGCGAGTCCTGGCCTGACCCTGGCACCGCTGCAACGCAGCGGGCGCGATCCGTGTTATCGCAGCGCGGCCGACGGCGCGATCTGGCGCACGAGCCTCATGCGCACCGGCCCGGTGACCGCGCGAATCGTCAAGACGGCGCCCGACACCGTCGAATGCGAAGCCTGGGGCGACGGCTCCGCCGAGTTCCTCGACGGGCTGCCCGAACTGCTCGGCGCGGCCGATGACGACAGCGACTTCGCCCCTGCCGAGCCGACCATCGCCGAGGCCTACCGGCGCACGCCCCATCTGCGGTTGGGCCGCACCGGGCGGGTGTTGGAGGCACTGATTCCGGCGATCATCGAACAGCGGGTCTCCGGCATGGATGCCTGGCGCGCGTGGCGTGCGCTCGTGAGCAGGTACGGCGCCCCGGCGCCCGGCCCCGCGCCCACCGGGATGCGGGTGCCGCCCAGTGCAGAGGTGTGGCGACGCATCCCGTCGTGGGAGTTTCACCGGGCCAACGTGGATCCGGGCCGGGCCCGCACCATCGTCGGTTGTGCCCAGCGGGCCGACGCGCTGGAGCGGCTCACGGCCGACCGGGCGGTGGCGGGCCTGCGCTCACTGCCCGGCGTGGGGGAGTGGACAGCCGCCGAGACCGTGCAACGCGTGTTCGGCGACGCCGATGCACTCTCGGTCGGGGACTACCACCTGGCCACGGTGGTGGGTTTGAGCCTGCTGGGTACCCCGATCGACGATGCCGCCATGGTCGAGTTGCTGGAACCGCTACGGCCGCACCGACACCGGGCCGTGCGATTGCTGTATGCCAGTGGGATGGCGGGCAATCCGCGGCGGGGCGCCCGGCAGGCGATACCGAATCTGCGTGCGCTCTAG
- the msrA gene encoding peptide-methionine (S)-S-oxide reductase MsrA translates to MSNYSTAILAGGCFWGMQDLIRKQPGVVSTRVGYTGGRNDHPTYRNHPGHAEAVEIVYDPAKTDYRALLEFFFQIHDPSTKDRQGNDVGTSYRSAIFYLDDEQKRVALDTIADVDASGLWPGKVVTEVTPAVDFWEAEPEHQDYLQHFPNGYTCHFPRPGWKLPKRQTASQ, encoded by the coding sequence ATGAGCAACTACTCCACGGCAATCCTCGCGGGCGGCTGCTTCTGGGGCATGCAGGATCTGATCCGCAAGCAGCCGGGCGTGGTGTCGACGCGGGTGGGCTATACCGGTGGGCGCAACGATCACCCCACCTACCGCAACCATCCGGGCCACGCCGAGGCCGTCGAGATCGTCTACGACCCCGCCAAGACCGACTATCGGGCCTTGCTGGAGTTCTTCTTCCAGATTCACGATCCGAGCACCAAGGACCGGCAGGGCAACGACGTCGGCACCAGCTACCGGTCGGCGATTTTCTACCTCGACGACGAGCAGAAGCGCGTCGCGCTGGACACCATCGCCGACGTTGACGCGTCGGGGTTGTGGCCGGGCAAGGTGGTCACCGAGGTCACGCCCGCGGTCGATTTCTGGGAGGCCGAGCCCGAGCACCAGGACTACCTGCAGCACTTCCCCAATGGCTACACCTGCCACTTCCCGCGGCCGGGCTGGAAGCTGCCGAAGCGGCAGACCGCCAGCCAGTAA
- a CDS encoding NAD(P)/FAD-dependent oxidoreductase codes for MPNAISNPVNGRVSHWFDELPAYRPAIGGDRDADVCIVGAGYTGLWTAYYLKQADPTLRITVLEARFAGFGASGRNGGWLSGLAPGDRHKLAKTHGREQVLAWQRALNDAVDEVIAVADREGIDAGAVKGGNLEIARNPAQAARLARAAAEERRWGNDVTELTKEQAAQRIRIAGLASAYHTPHCARIQPARLARGLADTVERLGVMIYEQSPVTDIVAGKAVTAGGTVRAPIVLRATEGFTPALPGLRRRWLPMNSSMIATEPIPADRWDEIGWEEKETVGDAAHGFFYAQRTVDNRIAIGGRSVPYRYASRTDKNGRVPGKTIRQLTDLLHSILPQVRDIPIAHGWCGVLAVPRDWQAGLALDRTTGLGWAGGYVGHGVTATNLAGRTLADLVLGHDTPNTALPWVGHQSRTWEPEPLRWLGVRGLYIAYKLADRHEAGGRASTSPIARVADVITGKPH; via the coding sequence ATGCCCAACGCGATCTCCAATCCGGTGAACGGCCGCGTCTCCCACTGGTTCGACGAGCTGCCGGCCTACCGGCCCGCGATCGGCGGTGACCGTGACGCCGACGTGTGCATCGTCGGCGCCGGCTACACCGGGTTGTGGACGGCCTACTACCTGAAGCAGGCCGACCCCACCCTGCGGATCACGGTCCTGGAGGCGCGGTTCGCCGGATTCGGTGCGTCGGGCCGCAACGGCGGATGGCTCTCGGGCCTGGCCCCCGGCGACCGGCACAAACTGGCGAAAACCCATGGTCGCGAACAAGTCCTGGCATGGCAGCGGGCGCTCAACGATGCCGTCGACGAAGTCATCGCCGTCGCCGACCGGGAAGGCATCGACGCGGGCGCCGTCAAGGGCGGAAACCTGGAGATCGCCCGCAACCCGGCGCAGGCCGCCCGCCTGGCCCGTGCCGCTGCCGAGGAACGCCGGTGGGGCAACGACGTCACCGAACTGACCAAAGAACAAGCAGCACAACGTATCCGGATAGCAGGGCTGGCGTCGGCGTACCACACACCGCACTGTGCCCGGATTCAACCGGCCCGCCTGGCACGCGGTCTTGCCGACACGGTCGAACGGCTCGGCGTGATGATCTACGAACAGTCCCCGGTCACCGACATCGTCGCGGGAAAGGCCGTCACCGCAGGCGGAACCGTGCGTGCCCCCATTGTGCTGCGCGCCACCGAAGGATTCACGCCTGCGCTACCCGGGCTGCGCAGGAGATGGCTGCCGATGAACAGTTCGATGATCGCCACCGAGCCGATCCCTGCCGACCGATGGGACGAGATCGGTTGGGAGGAAAAAGAAACCGTCGGTGACGCCGCGCACGGATTCTTCTACGCGCAGCGCACCGTCGACAACCGCATCGCCATCGGCGGCCGCAGCGTGCCGTATCGCTATGCGTCGCGCACCGACAAGAACGGCCGGGTGCCGGGCAAGACCATCCGGCAGTTGACCGACTTGCTGCACTCGATCCTGCCGCAGGTCCGCGACATCCCGATCGCCCACGGCTGGTGCGGGGTGCTGGCCGTGCCGCGCGACTGGCAGGCCGGGTTGGCGCTCGATCGAACCACCGGATTGGGTTGGGCCGGTGGCTATGTCGGCCACGGTGTGACCGCGACCAACCTGGCCGGCCGCACCCTGGCCGATCTGGTGCTCGGCCACGACACCCCCAACACCGCGCTGCCGTGGGTCGGGCACCAGTCACGCACCTGGGAACCCGAACCGCTGCGCTGGCTCGGCGTGCGCGGCCTTTACATCGCCTACAAGCTGGCCGACCGGCATGAGGCCGGCGGCCGGGCGTCGACGTCGCCGATCGCGCGGGTCGCCGACGTCATCACCGGCAAACCGCACTGA
- a CDS encoding aldo/keto reductase produces MQHAKLGDLDVARIGLGTMGMSFAYGSTDRDDDESIRTIHRAIDLGVTLIDTAEVYGPYVNEELVGRALAGRRDKVVLATKFGMISHTGRDGLDSSPASIRTAVEGSLSRLGTDHIDLYYQHRLDPGTPIEDTIGTLAELITEGKIGHIGLSEVGVAAIRRAHAVHPITALQSEYSLFTRDPEDGILQTLRELGIGFVAYSPLGRGFLTGQIRSIAELADDDTRRDNPRFSAENFERNLALADQVRTIAEQAGATPGQVALAWLLAQGSDIVPIPGTKRVARLEENVAADAVHLTAEQLATLDRLTPPAGAHHTEAQMQMIDRTR; encoded by the coding sequence ATGCAGCACGCGAAACTCGGCGACCTCGACGTGGCGCGGATCGGCCTGGGCACCATGGGCATGTCTTTCGCCTACGGCAGCACCGACCGTGATGACGACGAGTCCATCCGGACCATCCACCGCGCCATCGACCTGGGCGTCACGCTGATCGACACCGCCGAGGTGTACGGCCCGTACGTCAACGAAGAGCTGGTCGGGCGGGCGCTGGCCGGGCGGCGCGACAAGGTGGTGCTGGCGACCAAGTTCGGCATGATCTCGCATACCGGCCGCGACGGCCTCGACAGCAGCCCGGCCAGCATCCGCACGGCGGTGGAGGGGTCGCTGAGCCGGCTGGGCACCGACCACATCGACCTGTACTACCAGCACCGGCTCGACCCCGGCACGCCCATCGAGGACACCATCGGGACCCTCGCCGAACTGATCACCGAGGGCAAGATCGGGCACATCGGGCTGTCCGAGGTAGGCGTGGCGGCCATCCGCCGGGCCCACGCCGTGCACCCGATCACCGCGCTGCAGTCGGAGTACTCGCTGTTCACGCGTGACCCGGAGGACGGCATCCTCCAGACGCTGCGCGAACTGGGCATCGGCTTCGTGGCCTATTCCCCGTTGGGCCGTGGCTTTCTCACCGGGCAGATCCGGTCCATCGCCGAGCTGGCCGATGACGACACCCGGCGCGACAACCCCCGGTTCAGTGCCGAGAACTTCGAGCGGAACCTGGCCCTCGCGGACCAGGTGCGCACCATCGCCGAACAGGCCGGCGCCACCCCGGGCCAGGTCGCGTTGGCCTGGCTGCTCGCGCAGGGCAGCGACATCGTTCCGATCCCCGGCACCAAACGTGTTGCGCGACTGGAAGAGAACGTCGCGGCCGATGCCGTCCACCTGACTGCCGAGCAACTGGCCACGCTCGACCGGCTGACCCCACCGGCCGGGGCCCATCACACCGAGGCGCAGATGCAGATGATCGATCGCACCCGCTGA
- a CDS encoding cytochrome P450: MTETVTVVQPEITEARIPPGPRIPVVLQGAGYALARRWMVKRISRRYGDIFTLRLPMFGRTVIVAEPQLAKQLFQANTEDVGNVQPNLSRILGSGSVFALDGTDHRRRRKLLTPPFHGKSIRNYEAIFEEETLRESANWPEGREFETLEPMMRITLNAILRAVFGADGEQLDELRRIIPPWVTLGSRLAVLPNPTRDYGRFSPWARLARYRSQYDAVIDQLIERIESDPDFEHRDDILALLLRSTYEDGSAMSRKDIGDELLTLLAAGHETTASTLGWAFERISRHPDVLAELVAEAATDGNEYRQATILEIQRVRTVIDFAGRHVYAPAFELGDWAIPRGYSVIVALAAIQERPDEFPDPDRFDPQRFVGSRPGLGWIPFGGGTRRCVGAAFANVEMDVVLRTVLRHFVIETTTAPGEKVHSRGVAYTPKSGGRVVVHRRATALGQ; the protein is encoded by the coding sequence ATGACCGAAACAGTGACCGTCGTACAACCCGAAATCACCGAGGCGCGTATTCCGCCGGGTCCCCGGATTCCCGTCGTGCTGCAGGGCGCGGGGTACGCGCTCGCCCGGCGGTGGATGGTCAAGCGGATCTCCCGGCGCTATGGCGACATCTTCACCCTGCGGCTGCCGATGTTCGGCCGCACGGTCATCGTCGCCGAGCCGCAACTGGCCAAGCAGCTGTTCCAGGCCAACACCGAGGACGTCGGCAACGTCCAGCCCAACCTGAGCCGCATCCTCGGCTCCGGTTCGGTCTTCGCGCTCGACGGCACCGACCACCGGCGCCGCCGCAAGCTGCTGACGCCGCCGTTCCACGGCAAGAGCATCCGCAACTATGAGGCCATCTTCGAAGAGGAAACCCTGCGCGAGTCGGCGAACTGGCCGGAGGGCAGAGAATTCGAAACCCTCGAACCGATGATGCGCATCACGCTCAACGCCATCCTGCGGGCGGTGTTCGGCGCCGACGGCGAACAACTCGACGAACTGCGGCGCATCATCCCGCCCTGGGTGACCCTCGGATCACGGCTCGCGGTGCTGCCCAACCCGACGCGCGACTACGGCCGGTTCAGCCCATGGGCGCGGCTCGCCAGATACCGCAGCCAGTACGACGCGGTGATCGACCAGCTGATCGAACGGATCGAATCCGACCCCGATTTCGAGCACCGCGACGACATCCTCGCGCTGCTGCTGCGCAGCACCTACGAGGACGGTTCGGCCATGTCCCGCAAGGACATCGGTGACGAGCTGCTGACGCTGCTTGCCGCCGGCCACGAAACCACCGCATCCACGCTGGGGTGGGCGTTCGAACGCATCAGCCGTCACCCCGACGTGCTCGCCGAACTGGTCGCCGAAGCCGCGACCGACGGCAACGAGTACCGCCAGGCGACCATCCTGGAGATCCAGCGAGTCCGCACCGTCATCGATTTCGCCGGTCGCCACGTCTACGCGCCCGCATTCGAACTCGGCGACTGGGCGATCCCGCGCGGCTACTCGGTGATCGTCGCGCTCGCCGCGATCCAGGAACGCCCCGACGAGTTCCCCGACCCGGACCGGTTCGACCCGCAGCGGTTCGTCGGCAGCCGTCCCGGCCTGGGCTGGATACCGTTCGGCGGCGGCACCCGGCGGTGCGTTGGCGCGGCGTTCGCCAACGTCGAGATGGATGTCGTGCTGCGAACGGTGTTGCGGCACTTCGTCATCGAAACCACCACCGCACCCGGCGAGAAGGTGCACTCGCGCGGGGTGGCCTACACCCCGAAGTCGGGCGGCCGGGTCGTCGTGCACCGGCGCGCCACTGCGTTGGGGCAGTAG
- a CDS encoding DUF427 domain-containing protein, with product MTDRPVLQPTAAHPITIEPTGRRVTVRINGEVVAQTDTALTLQESTYPAVQYIPLADVVAPLTRSDTTTYCPFKGEAHYFHVAGVDDAIWTYEEAYPAVAEITGRVAFYTDKADVIVGA from the coding sequence ATGACAGACCGACCGGTGCTGCAACCGACGGCGGCACATCCCATCACCATCGAACCCACCGGGCGCCGCGTCACCGTCCGGATCAACGGCGAGGTGGTCGCCCAGACCGACACCGCGTTGACCCTGCAGGAGTCGACCTACCCCGCGGTCCAGTACATCCCGTTGGCCGACGTGGTGGCGCCGCTGACCCGCAGTGACACCACCACGTACTGCCCCTTCAAGGGCGAGGCCCATTACTTTCACGTCGCCGGCGTCGACGACGCGATCTGGACCTATGAAGAGGCCTATCCGGCGGTCGCCGAGATCACCGGACGGGTGGCTTTCTACACCGACAAGGCGGATGTCATCGTCGGTGCATAA